A single region of the Serinus canaria isolate serCan28SL12 chromosome 1, serCan2020, whole genome shotgun sequence genome encodes:
- the PHC1 gene encoding polyhomeotic-like protein 1 isoform X1 gives METESEQNSNSTSGSSSSGGSTRPQISQMSLYERQAVQALQALQRQPNAAQYFHQFMLQQQFNSAQLHSLAAVQQATIAASRQASSPNTSTSQQTTTTQASLHANSDCQAQHTNEINLATTSAAQLISRSQSVSSPSATTLTQSVLLGNTTSPPLNQSQAQMYLRPQLGNLLQVNRTLGRNVPLASQLILMPNGAVAAVQQEVPPTQSPGVHADTDQVQNLAVRSQQTSATNAQLQGSAQKTALPGSSQASGLPQAASTGQTMAVAQASSSGAAQSLNLSQGAAGSNGVSGGVVATGGSQPSMGLSQSSSAGAAGGCQRKGTGVVQPLPVAAAQAVTVSQGSQTETENAAAKKGDTDSGGQQTVGMNLTRTATPAPSQTLISSATYTQIQPHSLIQQQQQIHLQKQVVIQQQIAIHHQQQFQHRQSQLLHTATHLQLAQQQQQQQAASLTQQQQQAQPPQQQAPPQNQQQAQTLVVQPMLQSQPPHLQLQQDSPCQPATKSPVPIQSKSLVTPIKPPQLGPAKMSAAQQPPPHIPVQVVGTRQQGSGQAQALGLAQIAAAVPTSRGMPAVVQPVSQTHAASPSSSSAPASSQEAPPLTTGVNLAQVQGTAHMVKSPASSPVVAQMPAAFYMQSVQLPGKSQTLAVKRKAESEEEKEEPASVTTLLPARSSPVTDSPKNMEEKSGLGDNSDTAAIATPNAASSEGVSATPTSASTPNLALVSRQMGDSKPPQAIVKPQILTHIIEGFVIQEGAEPFPVGCSQLLKESEKPLQGEAPGQNENLSSNSLGEDSASMELDKKANLLKCEYCGKYAPASQFRGSKRFCSMTCAKRYNVSCSHQFRLQRKKMKEFQEANYARVRRRGPRRSSSEIARTKIQGKRHRGQEDSSRGSDNSSYDEALSPTSPGPLSVRASHGERDLANSNMAPPTPDLHGINPVFLSSNPSRWSVEEVYEFIASLQGCQEIAEEFRSQEIDGQALLLLKEEHLMSAMNIKLGPALKICAKINVLKET, from the exons ATGGAGACCGAAAGTGAACAGAACTCCAACTCCACCAGCGGGAGCTCCAGTTCTGGAGGAAGCACCCGGCCTCAGATCTCGCAGATGTCTCTCTATGAGCGACAGGCAGTACAG GCTCTTCAGGCACTCCAGAGACAGCCCAATGCAGCCCAGTACTTCCATCAGTTTATGCTCCAGCAGCAGTTTAACAGTGCCCAActtcacagcctggctgctgtccagcag GCTACAATTGCAGCCAGTAGACAGGCCAGCTCTCCCAACACTAGCACCTCACAACAGACCACCACCACCCAGGCTTCT TTGCATGCTAACAGTGATTGTCAAGCTCAGCATACAAATGAG aTCAACCTTGCCACCACATCAGCTGCTCAGCTGATCAGTCGGTCCCAGAGTGTGAGCTCCCCGAGCGCCACCACGCTGACGCAGTCTGTGCTCCTCGGGAACACCACCTCGCCACCTCTCAACCAGTCACAGGCACAGATGTACCTTCGG CCGCAGCTGGGGAACCTGTTGCAGGTGAACCGGACCCTGGGCCGCAATGTGCCTCTCGCCTCCCAGCTCATCCTGATGCCCaatggggctgtggctgctgtccagcAGGAGGTACCACCCACTCAGTCTCCTGGGGTCCACGCAGACACAGACCAG GTGCAGAACTTGGCTGTGAGGAGCCAGCAGACCTCTGCCACCAACGCCCAGCTCCAAGGCTCTGCTCAGAAGACggccctgccaggcagctcccaggcttCGGGCTTACCGCAGGCCGCCAGCACGGGCCAGACCATGGCCGTGGCCCAGGCCTCCTCCAGCGGGGCAGCCCAGTCCCTCAACCTGAGCCAGGGAGCAGCGGGCAGCAATGGTGTCTCCGGGGGCGTGGTGGCCACTGGTGGGAGCCAGCCCTCGATGGGACTGAGCCAGAGCTCctcagcaggtgctgctggcgGTTGCCAGAGGAAGGGCACCGGGGTGGTTCAGCCGCTGCCGGTGGCGGCTGCCCAGGCCGTGACTgtcagccagggcagccagacAGAGACGGAGAACGCAGCTGCAAAGAAGGGTGACACAGACAGCGGGGGACAGCAAACGGTGGGCATGAACCTCACCAGGACTGCTACGCCAGCACCCAGCCAGACACTGATCAGCTCAG CAACATATACGCAGATCCAGCCACACTCATTgatccaacagcagcagcagatccatCTGCAGAAGCAGGTGGTGATCCAGCAGCAGATAGCCATTCATCAccagcagcagttccagcaCCGCCAgtcccagctcctccacacaGCCACCCATCTACAGCTGGCtcaacagcagcaacagcagcaagcagcatctctgacccagcagcagcagcaagctcagcctccacagcagcaggctccccctcaaaaccagcagcaggcacagaccCTTGTTGTGCAACCTATGTTGCAGTCCCAGCCACCGCATTTacagctccagcaggacagTCCGTGCCAGCCAGCCACCAAGTCACCTGTTCCTATCCAGTCAAAATCTCTGGTCACCCCCATCAAACCCCCTCAGCTTGGGCCTGCCAAAATGTCAGCGGCACAGCAGCCTCCACCACACATCCCAGTGCAGGTAGTGGGCACCCggcagcagggctcaggccaAGCCCAAGCGCTGGGCTTGGCTCAGATTGCTGCAGCGGTGCCGACCTCCCGGGGAATGCCAGCTGTAGTCCAGCCTGTTTCCCAAACCCATGCTGCTTCCCCATCATCATCTTCAGCTCCAGCATCCTCACAGGAAGCTCCCCCTCTCACCACAGGGGTGAATTTGGCACAAGTTCAAGGCACAGCCCACATGGTGAAGAGCCCAGCTTCCTCTCCAGTTGTGGCTCAGATGCCAGCAGCATTCTACATGCAGTCTGTCCAGTTGCCA GGCAAATCTCAAACCTTGGCAGTAAAGCGCAAGGCAGAgtcagaggaagagaaggaggagccGGCCAGTGTCACCACACTCCTGCCTGCCAGGTCCTCTCCTGTAACAGACAGCCCCAAAAACATGGAGGAGAAGAGTGGCCTTGGAG ATAATTCTGATACTGCTGCCATTGCAACCCCAAACGCCGCATCAAGTGAAGGAGTCTCAGCCACCCCCACCTCTGCTTCCACCCCAAACCTGGCATTGGTGTCACGTCAGATGGGAGACTCCAAACCTCCTCAAGCCATCGTCAAGCCCCAGATCCTCACACACATCATTGAAGGCTTTGTCatccaggagggagcagagccttttcca GTGGGTTGTTCTCAGCTGCTGAAAGAATCTGAGAAAccactgcagggagaggctcCTGGTCAGAATGAAAACCTGTCCAGCAATTCTCTGGGAGAGGATAGTGCTTCTATGG AGCTTGACAAGAAGGCAAACTTGTTGAAGTGTGAATATTGTGGGAAGTATGCCCCAGCAAGCCAGTTCCGTGGCTCCAAGAGGTTTTGTTCAATGACTTGTGCTAAAAG GTACAATGTCAGCTGCAGCCATCAGTTCCGGctgcagagaaagaagatgAAGGAATTCCAGGAAGCCAACTATGCCCGTGTGCGCCGACGGGGACCACGGcgcagcagctctgaaatcgCTCGGACGAAGATCCAGGGCAAGCGCCACAGG GGCCAGGAAGACTCAAGTCGAGGCTCTGATAACTCCAGCTATGATGAAGCTTTGTCCCCTACATCTCCAGGACCCCTGTCAGTAAGGGCCAGTCATGGAGAGAGGGACCTGGCAAACTCTAATATGGCCCCCCCTACCCCAGATCTACATGGCATCAACCCAGTCTTCCTGTCCAGCAACCCTAGTCGTTGGAGTGTGGAGGAAGTGTACGAGTTCATTGCATCATTGCAAG GGTGCCAGGAAATTGCTGAGGAATTTCGGTCTCAGGAAATTGATGGTCAGGCCCTGTTGCTTCTGAAGGAGGAACATCTCATGAGTGCCATGAACATCAAACTGGGACCAGCTCTCAAGATCTGTGCCAAGATCAATGTCCTCAAGGAGACCTAA
- the PHC1 gene encoding polyhomeotic-like protein 1 isoform X2, giving the protein METESEQNSNSTSGSSSSGGSTRPQISQMSLYERQAVQALQALQRQPNAAQYFHQFMLQQQFNSAQLHSLAAVQQATIAASRQASSPNTSTSQQTTTTQASINLATTSAAQLISRSQSVSSPSATTLTQSVLLGNTTSPPLNQSQAQMYLRPQLGNLLQVNRTLGRNVPLASQLILMPNGAVAAVQQEVPPTQSPGVHADTDQVQNLAVRSQQTSATNAQLQGSAQKTALPGSSQASGLPQAASTGQTMAVAQASSSGAAQSLNLSQGAAGSNGVSGGVVATGGSQPSMGLSQSSSAGAAGGCQRKGTGVVQPLPVAAAQAVTVSQGSQTETENAAAKKGDTDSGGQQTVGMNLTRTATPAPSQTLISSATYTQIQPHSLIQQQQQIHLQKQVVIQQQIAIHHQQQFQHRQSQLLHTATHLQLAQQQQQQQAASLTQQQQQAQPPQQQAPPQNQQQAQTLVVQPMLQSQPPHLQLQQDSPCQPATKSPVPIQSKSLVTPIKPPQLGPAKMSAAQQPPPHIPVQVVGTRQQGSGQAQALGLAQIAAAVPTSRGMPAVVQPVSQTHAASPSSSSAPASSQEAPPLTTGVNLAQVQGTAHMVKSPASSPVVAQMPAAFYMQSVQLPGKSQTLAVKRKAESEEEKEEPASVTTLLPARSSPVTDSPKNMEEKSGLGDNSDTAAIATPNAASSEGVSATPTSASTPNLALVSRQMGDSKPPQAIVKPQILTHIIEGFVIQEGAEPFPVGCSQLLKESEKPLQGEAPGQNENLSSNSLGEDSASMELDKKANLLKCEYCGKYAPASQFRGSKRFCSMTCAKRYNVSCSHQFRLQRKKMKEFQEANYARVRRRGPRRSSSEIARTKIQGKRHRGQEDSSRGSDNSSYDEALSPTSPGPLSVRASHGERDLANSNMAPPTPDLHGINPVFLSSNPSRWSVEEVYEFIASLQGCQEIAEEFRSQEIDGQALLLLKEEHLMSAMNIKLGPALKICAKINVLKET; this is encoded by the exons ATGGAGACCGAAAGTGAACAGAACTCCAACTCCACCAGCGGGAGCTCCAGTTCTGGAGGAAGCACCCGGCCTCAGATCTCGCAGATGTCTCTCTATGAGCGACAGGCAGTACAG GCTCTTCAGGCACTCCAGAGACAGCCCAATGCAGCCCAGTACTTCCATCAGTTTATGCTCCAGCAGCAGTTTAACAGTGCCCAActtcacagcctggctgctgtccagcag GCTACAATTGCAGCCAGTAGACAGGCCAGCTCTCCCAACACTAGCACCTCACAACAGACCACCACCACCCAGGCTTCT aTCAACCTTGCCACCACATCAGCTGCTCAGCTGATCAGTCGGTCCCAGAGTGTGAGCTCCCCGAGCGCCACCACGCTGACGCAGTCTGTGCTCCTCGGGAACACCACCTCGCCACCTCTCAACCAGTCACAGGCACAGATGTACCTTCGG CCGCAGCTGGGGAACCTGTTGCAGGTGAACCGGACCCTGGGCCGCAATGTGCCTCTCGCCTCCCAGCTCATCCTGATGCCCaatggggctgtggctgctgtccagcAGGAGGTACCACCCACTCAGTCTCCTGGGGTCCACGCAGACACAGACCAG GTGCAGAACTTGGCTGTGAGGAGCCAGCAGACCTCTGCCACCAACGCCCAGCTCCAAGGCTCTGCTCAGAAGACggccctgccaggcagctcccaggcttCGGGCTTACCGCAGGCCGCCAGCACGGGCCAGACCATGGCCGTGGCCCAGGCCTCCTCCAGCGGGGCAGCCCAGTCCCTCAACCTGAGCCAGGGAGCAGCGGGCAGCAATGGTGTCTCCGGGGGCGTGGTGGCCACTGGTGGGAGCCAGCCCTCGATGGGACTGAGCCAGAGCTCctcagcaggtgctgctggcgGTTGCCAGAGGAAGGGCACCGGGGTGGTTCAGCCGCTGCCGGTGGCGGCTGCCCAGGCCGTGACTgtcagccagggcagccagacAGAGACGGAGAACGCAGCTGCAAAGAAGGGTGACACAGACAGCGGGGGACAGCAAACGGTGGGCATGAACCTCACCAGGACTGCTACGCCAGCACCCAGCCAGACACTGATCAGCTCAG CAACATATACGCAGATCCAGCCACACTCATTgatccaacagcagcagcagatccatCTGCAGAAGCAGGTGGTGATCCAGCAGCAGATAGCCATTCATCAccagcagcagttccagcaCCGCCAgtcccagctcctccacacaGCCACCCATCTACAGCTGGCtcaacagcagcaacagcagcaagcagcatctctgacccagcagcagcagcaagctcagcctccacagcagcaggctccccctcaaaaccagcagcaggcacagaccCTTGTTGTGCAACCTATGTTGCAGTCCCAGCCACCGCATTTacagctccagcaggacagTCCGTGCCAGCCAGCCACCAAGTCACCTGTTCCTATCCAGTCAAAATCTCTGGTCACCCCCATCAAACCCCCTCAGCTTGGGCCTGCCAAAATGTCAGCGGCACAGCAGCCTCCACCACACATCCCAGTGCAGGTAGTGGGCACCCggcagcagggctcaggccaAGCCCAAGCGCTGGGCTTGGCTCAGATTGCTGCAGCGGTGCCGACCTCCCGGGGAATGCCAGCTGTAGTCCAGCCTGTTTCCCAAACCCATGCTGCTTCCCCATCATCATCTTCAGCTCCAGCATCCTCACAGGAAGCTCCCCCTCTCACCACAGGGGTGAATTTGGCACAAGTTCAAGGCACAGCCCACATGGTGAAGAGCCCAGCTTCCTCTCCAGTTGTGGCTCAGATGCCAGCAGCATTCTACATGCAGTCTGTCCAGTTGCCA GGCAAATCTCAAACCTTGGCAGTAAAGCGCAAGGCAGAgtcagaggaagagaaggaggagccGGCCAGTGTCACCACACTCCTGCCTGCCAGGTCCTCTCCTGTAACAGACAGCCCCAAAAACATGGAGGAGAAGAGTGGCCTTGGAG ATAATTCTGATACTGCTGCCATTGCAACCCCAAACGCCGCATCAAGTGAAGGAGTCTCAGCCACCCCCACCTCTGCTTCCACCCCAAACCTGGCATTGGTGTCACGTCAGATGGGAGACTCCAAACCTCCTCAAGCCATCGTCAAGCCCCAGATCCTCACACACATCATTGAAGGCTTTGTCatccaggagggagcagagccttttcca GTGGGTTGTTCTCAGCTGCTGAAAGAATCTGAGAAAccactgcagggagaggctcCTGGTCAGAATGAAAACCTGTCCAGCAATTCTCTGGGAGAGGATAGTGCTTCTATGG AGCTTGACAAGAAGGCAAACTTGTTGAAGTGTGAATATTGTGGGAAGTATGCCCCAGCAAGCCAGTTCCGTGGCTCCAAGAGGTTTTGTTCAATGACTTGTGCTAAAAG GTACAATGTCAGCTGCAGCCATCAGTTCCGGctgcagagaaagaagatgAAGGAATTCCAGGAAGCCAACTATGCCCGTGTGCGCCGACGGGGACCACGGcgcagcagctctgaaatcgCTCGGACGAAGATCCAGGGCAAGCGCCACAGG GGCCAGGAAGACTCAAGTCGAGGCTCTGATAACTCCAGCTATGATGAAGCTTTGTCCCCTACATCTCCAGGACCCCTGTCAGTAAGGGCCAGTCATGGAGAGAGGGACCTGGCAAACTCTAATATGGCCCCCCCTACCCCAGATCTACATGGCATCAACCCAGTCTTCCTGTCCAGCAACCCTAGTCGTTGGAGTGTGGAGGAAGTGTACGAGTTCATTGCATCATTGCAAG GGTGCCAGGAAATTGCTGAGGAATTTCGGTCTCAGGAAATTGATGGTCAGGCCCTGTTGCTTCTGAAGGAGGAACATCTCATGAGTGCCATGAACATCAAACTGGGACCAGCTCTCAAGATCTGTGCCAAGATCAATGTCCTCAAGGAGACCTAA